The sequence GATTTCATCGCCATGCACGCCGCCAATCAAGAGTACGACACGCGTTCCGGCGCCGCGCCGCTGCAGGAGTATCTGCCGGTCGCCATAACTTCGGCCCAGGGCCGCCTCGGCGCCATTCCCGATTGAGCCGGGCAGGCTCATCACTGGCCGGCGCCGCCGCGCGCAGAATTCAGGCCGATGCCAAAGCGTCTGAAGCCGTACCTTTCCAGAAGCAGAGGATCATACATGTTTCGGCCGTCAAAAAGCACCGGCGTCTTCAGCTCTTTGAGTATTCGCTCAAAATCCGGCTCTTTGTAGTCCGGCCACTCGGTGAGCAGCAACAGCGCATCGGCGCCGGAGAGGCTTTCGTACATCTCACAGTATTGAATCGAATCGCCAAAGACGGCGCGTGCAGTGGCCTGAGCCGCCGGATCGTTGGCGCGCACGCGCGCGCCAGCTGCCAGCAAGGATCGAATCACTTGAATCGATGGGGCGTCGCGCATATCGTCAGTTCCCGGTTTGAAAGCGAGTCCCCAGATGGCGAAGGTTTTTCCAGCCAGACCGGCCTCAGCAAAGTGTGTTTGCACCAATTCGAAAATTCGCAGCTTTTGGCGTTCGTTGACGGTCTCAATGCTTTCAATCAAGGGCGAGGCGTAGTTACTGTTACGTGAAAGCTGGACCAGCGCTCGAACATCCTTGGGAAAGCAGGAGCCGCCGTAGCCGATGCCAGCATAAAGGAACTGCCTTCCAATTCTACTATCCGAACCAAGCACATGGCGGACTTCCTCGTAGTTGGCCCCCATCAAATCGCTGAGATTCGCCATTTCATTGGCAAAGGATATCTTCAACGCCAGAAATGTATTGCAGGCGTATTTGGCCAGTTCCGCCGACCGAACGCCAAGTTCCAGAATGGGAGCATCGGTTTCCTTTACGAAGGGCGCGTAGAGCTCGCGCATTCTAGCCGAGGCGCGCGCACTATCCGCGCCAATCACCACCCGTTCGGGCTTCATAAAATCATCAAGGGCGCGTCCCTCGCGCAAGAACTCGGGATTGGAGACGACGTCAAACTCGCAGCTTGCTCGCCGGGCTACAGCCTCGCGCACCCGGTCGGCGGCTCCTACCGGCACTGTGCTCTTATTCACTATGATTCTGTAAGAAGGCATGGCAGCGCCGATTGCTTCTGCCACCGCCAGAACTCCCTTGAGATCGGGATGCCCATCGCCCCCATCCGGCGTACCCACGGCAATGAAAAGGATTTCACTTTGCTCTACTGCAAGCTGCAGATTGGTTGTAAATTGCAAACGTCCGGCGCGACTGTTGCGCAGACAAAGCTCTTCGAGGCCCGGCTCGTAGATTGGCATCTCGCCGCGTATTAAGCCATCGATTTTCGATTGGTCAATATCAACGCACGAGACTTGATTGCCGTATTCGGCGAAGCAGGCGCCCGCAACAAGACCGACATAACCGGTGCCGACCACTCCAATTTTCATCGGCGGACAGCTTCCGATTGCCGGCGACTATGTCCAGAGAGAATCGCGCTACAGCGCCAGGCTATTGGAAGTCAGGGCGAGGAAAGCGCAGCCCGAATGCGAGCGGCATTGGGGTGCTCCGGCCGTCGCTCCAGGCAGCGCGCCAGTAAGCTGCGGCCGTGCTCATGCGTCGCCGCATCTTGTAGTTCCAGATACCCCAGCTGTTCCATCGCCTCCAGGCTATCAGGACGCTGGGCCAACAGGCGCCGGTAGGTTGTCGCTGCATCGCTCTGCTTTCCCGCGTTTCGATAGGCAAGGGCCAGATTCAGGTAGGCCTCCTCGCTCCCAGGCTGCAGCTCAATGGCGCGGCGGTAGCAGTCGGCGGCGGCAGCAAGGTCGCCCAAAACGCGAAACAAGTTGCCGGCATTGAACTGCACCTGGTGATTCCGCGGATTGGCGGCGGCCGCCTGGATCATGATCCGCCTGGCCTCTTCTTTTCGGTCGGATTGCAGAAGCAATGGCGTCGCTTCAATGCTGGCTGCCGGGTTGCCAGGCGCCACGCTCAGCGCCTGCAGGAATCGCTGCAGGGCCAGGTCGTTTCTTCTTTGCGCTTTGAACGCCATTCCAAGCGCAGTGAGGGCATCGACATCATTGCTGCGTATGCGCAATGATCCCTCAAGCGCCTCGATCGCGGCGCTGGCGCGATTGGCGCGCAGCAGACTCAGGCCGCGATTGAGCGCCGCCTCGAAATAATCGGGCCGCGCAGCAAGGGCCTGGGCGTAGCTTTCTGCGGCCTCGCTGTAGCGCTTCAGACCCATCAGGACTTCGCCGCGCTGAAATTGCAGCTGTGCAACTGCTGGGTTGGCCTGCGTATATTGATTCAGGATATCAAGCGCAGCAGTTGGTCGATTGGTTCGCTTCAGAAGCAGCGCTAAATTCAATGCCGCCGACCAGCGGCCCGGATTGATTTGCAGCGATCGACGGTAAGCCTCCAGCGCCTGATCATTGCGGTTCAGTCGATCGAGAGCGATTGCACGGTTGTAGACAGCATGGTCATGCGCAGGATCAGCGCGCAGCGCTTCGTCAAAACTTTCTACGGCGCGCGCATAGCGACTGCGGTCGAGATGAAGTTCGCCGGCGTGGTAGCTGGCTCTGGGATCGCGGGGATTCAGGCGTACAGAACGGGCATAGCTGGCCAGTGCATCTTCCTCGCGACCGAGCTTCTGCAAGGCGCGGCCGGCCAGGTAGGGCGCTTCGGAATTTTGTGGCGCCAGCCGTTCGACGCGCTGAAATCGATCCAGAGCTTCGCCGTAGCGCTGTTGTCGATAAAATTCGCGACCCTGATTGAGCAGGGCAGCGATGTCGGCGCTTTCGCCGGCAATAGCTGCGGTAGAATTTCGATCGGACAGTGCAATCCTTTGCTCCTGCTCGCGTCCATTTTCGTCGCGCGAACGCACGATGATATCGCTGACCTGCGCCGACTCTTCGGGCGGGCGACCTGCGTCGCTTTGATTCTGTGCAGAGATCGGCCTTCGCTGATTGATCGAAGTCTGATTCAGGGCAGCAACGCGCTCCGCAAGCTCAGCATTGCGCGGATCATAACGCAAGGCCTGCTGATAATGTCTCAGCGCAAGTTCATCTTCGCCGGTCTGCTGCCGGAGCGCGCCGGCCTGAGCAAAGGCATAGGAGTTACGCCGATCCAGCGCGCCAGCCCGCTCGTAGGCCGCCAATGCGCCAGCGCTGTCGCCGCGCAATCGAAGCAGGTCGCCGCGCAGCGCATGCAAACGACTGTCGCGCGGATTATGACGCAGAGACTGTTGCACCACGCGCAGAGCGGCCGCGCTATCGCCGGCCGCCGCTTGCGCCCGCGCCAGCTGTTCTGCAGCGCGTGCATCCGAAGGATTGACTCGCAATCCGCGATCCAGCGCCGCTCGGGCGCCAGGTGCATCGCCGCTGGCAACAAGAGCCGCGGCCTGTCGTTCATAGGATTCGGCATCATGGGGATCAACTTGCTCAGCGGTTCGAAATTCGCTCAGCGCCGCCCGGTTCTCTCCGCCCCGAAGATGTACATCGCCGCGGCGATTGTAGCCCGGCGCGCGCTCGGGGTGCAAACGGGTCGCGGCCTCCGCAGCAGCCATTGCTGAATCACGATCCCCGCGCAACAGTTGCGTCCGTGAGAGTTGCACCAGCGCTTGAAAGCGCTGACTGTCGGACAGTTCTGCGGACCGTAGCGCATCGTTCAATAGAGCAGCGCTCAGATCCCATTGGCTCAGGCGATTGTGAAGTTCCGTCAACAGCATGAGATCGGCGAATCGCCCCTGCTGTCGCCAGCGCTGCTCCAGGTCGGCAAGCTCCGCTTCGATGCCAGCAGCCGGGTCATCCGCGTTGAACCGATTCTGAAATGAAGACCATAGTGCAAAAACAAGGATTCCTGCGCCAATGACAATGGCCAGGTCCAGGCCACGGGCAATTGTATTGCGATTCACAAGCTTCTCCCGCTACAATTCATAGTTCATCAAGCAGCTCTGCGCCGCCGGGCGTATCATCAGGTCGCGCTGCCGGAGGCGAAGCCGGCTGGTAGGGACGTCGCGTCTGTGAACCATCCGGCAATCGAGGCGTACCATTCTCTTCTGGAATTTCGTAGTCCGCCCGCTTCAGAATTGCAATCGCAGCATCAATGGCCGGTCCTTGCGGATCGTCCGGTCGCAAACGCCGGTACTCTTCCCAGGCCGCGATGACTGCGCGCTTGTTGCGAAAGATGCGAAACTGCACGATGCCCTCCAGAAAGAGCGCCTGCATCAACTGCGGATCCGCCTGTCGCGTTTCCTGTAGCGCAGCCATGGCGCCGGGGCCGTCGGCCTGCAGGTAACGCGATTGCGCAATACGAAACCATTCCTCAGCGGGTCGATCCGAAAGCTCACGAGCGAGTTGGAAGTATTGCTCCGCTTCCGCGGCCTTGCCAAGCGCCAGCTGAATATCCCCGGCAAATCGATAGGCGGCCGGATTTTCTGGTTCGCGAGCCATCAACATCCGAAACAGTCGCATGGCGATATTGTATCGTTGCTTAAAAAAATGCTCCTCGGCGCGGGCCAGCAGAGCCAGTGATTCCGCATCTTCGATCGGCCGTCCGGGACTGCTTGTGGCCGGCGACGGCGCGCCTCCGCCTGGCGTTGATTCGCCGCCGGACTCGCCCGCGCCCGGCGTAACCGTCTGATCCATCGAGCTGGCCGGGGCAGGATCAACCGCCGGCTGAGACAAAATCGCTGCCGGAATCAATGAGATGGCAAGGGCCAACGAACAGTATCTGGACATTGCGAACTCTTCTACAATCTATCGGACGGATGCCCGAATGATTGAGCTCCTGGCGGCCGCAGAAAGATGGAAGGAACTAGAGCGCGTCCGGCGGCGGCAGCATGCCTGCCCCCTGAAGAGCGGCAATATTGTTTAATACCACGCTGACTATGGCCAGAACGCCTACCACTACAACTGCCAGCAGCGAGAACAGGAATAGCGCATTGGAAAGAAAGCGGTAACCGAGAAAGGCCGCCGGTCCCGACCAGGCAACTGCAGGGCTCTGCGCACGGCCGACCTGCCGGTAAGCGCGAACATAATAATAGGCCAGAAGGGCAAGGCCGCCAGCCAGCAATCCCGTAAACCAACCAGGCAACTGCACCTGTAGATAGTAAAGCGGGAGCAGGGCCAGATTGGAGACCAGGACCGCCGCCAGGAAAATTGCGACCATGTGCAGGATCGTATAGAGCGCCCGTCTGAGCGCTTGTCGCTGGCGGCTATCCGCCGGCCGAATATGCGCCATGAAGGCGCGGTCCATTGCCTCGTCGCTATGGCGCGCCGGCAACAACCGATCCATGGCCACGGCCACTCCGGCTAGGGCCAGCAGGATTTCACCGAGTCCGGTAATCTGGTCGTAGATGGGGATGCTATTGCTGAGAATCTGCAGGGAGCGATCGATCAAGGCGCGGTACAGTATTACCATACCGGAAAAGCCAAGGGCCCCGGCTGACATTGGCCCATAGAACCAGAGGCGAGCGCGCATTGCCGGGATCAAAAGGGCTAATAGCGTCGTCCAGAATATGGTTGCAAGGAGCGCCAGTACATCGGCCGCGTATCCCCGTTCCAGGGAACGCTCCAGCTGATCGGGACGGGCGTCGGATTCGAGCAGCGGATCGGCAAAGGGCGCAAGCAGCGAGCGCTGCGCTACCAGGCGCTCCACAAGGCCAGGCGACCAGATCCAGTGCGGAGCGGGTTGCTGCGCCAGCGGCTGGTCCGGACCGGTCACCCCGCCTTCCGCTGCCTCTTGAGCTTGCTGACGAAAACCAATTGGCTCGCGGTCCAGAATCGCCTGAGGCCGCTCCAGAGCAGGTCTGCCCGTCGCCAGAGTCGCGAAGTAAAGCAGATATGCGCCAATAACAAATAGATTCCAGCGGGGCATGGCTGTGATCCCTGGACAACTGCGCGGTTGCGCAGCACGCGTCCAGTCAAAACCCTGATTGACCTGTCTGCCTGGAGAACAGACCTGTCCGGGATCGCCGGTCGCAACCGGCGTCTATTCGGCATGCTCCCACGCAAAAATTTTCTGGAATTGTTTATCGCCTGGCGCTACCTGCGAGGCCAGGGACGAACCGTCATCTTCAACCTCGGCGCCAGGCTTTCGCTGATCTTCATGGCCTCCATGGTGTTTTTGATGGTCATTGTGCTTTGCGTCTTCACCGGATTTCAGAAGGAAGTGCAGAACACGCTCTGGAGTTCCGGCTACCACATCATTGTAAGCTCAGAACCGGCCGGCGCGCCGCTGCGCGATTACCGCAAGCTGCTTGAGGCGATCCAGAAAGATCCGCTGGCCG comes from Leptospirales bacterium and encodes:
- a CDS encoding tetratricopeptide repeat protein, yielding MNRNTIARGLDLAIVIGAGILVFALWSSFQNRFNADDPAAGIEAELADLEQRWRQQGRFADLMLLTELHNRLSQWDLSAALLNDALRSAELSDSQRFQALVQLSRTQLLRGDRDSAMAAAEAATRLHPERAPGYNRRGDVHLRGGENRAALSEFRTAEQVDPHDAESYERQAAALVASGDAPGARAALDRGLRVNPSDARAAEQLARAQAAAGDSAAALRVVQQSLRHNPRDSRLHALRGDLLRLRGDSAGALAAYERAGALDRRNSYAFAQAGALRQQTGEDELALRHYQQALRYDPRNAELAERVAALNQTSINQRRPISAQNQSDAGRPPEESAQVSDIIVRSRDENGREQEQRIALSDRNSTAAIAGESADIAALLNQGREFYRQQRYGEALDRFQRVERLAPQNSEAPYLAGRALQKLGREEDALASYARSVRLNPRDPRASYHAGELHLDRSRYARAVESFDEALRADPAHDHAVYNRAIALDRLNRNDQALEAYRRSLQINPGRWSAALNLALLLKRTNRPTAALDILNQYTQANPAVAQLQFQRGEVLMGLKRYSEAAESYAQALAARPDYFEAALNRGLSLLRANRASAAIEALEGSLRIRSNDVDALTALGMAFKAQRRNDLALQRFLQALSVAPGNPAASIEATPLLLQSDRKEEARRIMIQAAAANPRNHQVQFNAGNLFRVLGDLAAAADCYRRAIELQPGSEEAYLNLALAYRNAGKQSDAATTYRRLLAQRPDSLEAMEQLGYLELQDAATHEHGRSLLARCLERRPEHPNAARIRAALSSP
- a CDS encoding UDP-glucose/GDP-mannose dehydrogenase family protein gives rise to the protein MKIGVVGTGYVGLVAGACFAEYGNQVSCVDIDQSKIDGLIRGEMPIYEPGLEELCLRNSRAGRLQFTTNLQLAVEQSEILFIAVGTPDGGDGHPDLKGVLAVAEAIGAAMPSYRIIVNKSTVPVGAADRVREAVARRASCEFDVVSNPEFLREGRALDDFMKPERVVIGADSARASARMRELYAPFVKETDAPILELGVRSAELAKYACNTFLALKISFANEMANLSDLMGANYEEVRHVLGSDSRIGRQFLYAGIGYGGSCFPKDVRALVQLSRNSNYASPLIESIETVNERQKLRIFELVQTHFAEAGLAGKTFAIWGLAFKPGTDDMRDAPSIQVIRSLLAAGARVRANDPAAQATARAVFGDSIQYCEMYESLSGADALLLLTEWPDYKEPDFERILKELKTPVLFDGRNMYDPLLLERYGFRRFGIGLNSARGGAGQ